A portion of the Treponema rectale genome contains these proteins:
- a CDS encoding glucose-1-phosphate adenylyltransferase, whose translation MAEKKYEEPRVLAIILGGGKGTRLYPLTKERSKPAVPFGGKYRIVDIPISNCINSGFKKIYLLTQFNSASLHLHIINSYNFDRFSKGFVEILAAEQTLEHSGWYEGTADAVRKNLGHFHRQNPTHYIILSGDQLYRMDLKKFMDQHIASGSNITIAAKAVNRSDASGFGIMQVNDQNQITAFMEKPAKDQNIDDWKIPAKSRTKDLTPDLEYLASMGIYIFDAETMDEMLNNDFTDFGKEIIPMAIKTKKVSSYIFNGYWEDIGTIKSFYDATLDLTTPVPHFNFYEEEKPIYTHMRNLPPSKINNADMTASLTSEGCVITNARIQHSVIGVRSIINEGCDLEGVIMMGADNYEDDTNKAYNKKKGIPNMGIGRGCKINKAIIDKDARIGENCCINVSGKHYDDGDHGLFYSADGIIVIRKGAVIPDGTVI comes from the coding sequence ATGGCTGAAAAAAAATATGAAGAACCTCGCGTGCTTGCAATCATTTTAGGCGGCGGAAAAGGAACAAGACTTTATCCGCTTACAAAAGAACGTTCAAAACCGGCCGTTCCTTTCGGCGGAAAATATAGAATCGTTGACATTCCTATTTCAAACTGTATCAATTCAGGATTTAAGAAAATCTATCTTTTAACTCAGTTCAACTCAGCTTCACTTCATCTTCACATAATCAATTCGTATAATTTCGACCGCTTCAGCAAAGGTTTCGTTGAAATTCTTGCAGCAGAACAGACTCTGGAACATTCAGGATGGTATGAAGGAACTGCCGATGCAGTCCGCAAGAATCTCGGACATTTCCACCGTCAGAATCCGACTCACTACATAATTCTTTCCGGAGACCAGCTCTATCGCATGGATCTTAAGAAATTCATGGATCAGCATATCGCAAGCGGATCAAATATTACAATTGCAGCCAAGGCCGTAAACAGAAGTGATGCTTCAGGCTTCGGAATCATGCAGGTAAACGACCAGAATCAGATTACTGCATTCATGGAAAAACCAGCAAAGGACCAGAACATCGATGACTGGAAGATTCCTGCAAAATCAAGAACAAAAGACCTTACTCCGGATCTTGAATATCTTGCATCCATGGGTATCTATATTTTTGATGCAGAAACAATGGATGAAATGTTAAACAATGACTTTACTGATTTTGGTAAAGAAATCATTCCAATGGCAATCAAGACAAAAAAAGTAAGTTCATATATTTTCAACGGCTATTGGGAAGACATCGGAACAATCAAATCATTCTACGATGCAACCCTGGATCTTACTACACCGGTACCGCACTTTAATTTCTACGAAGAAGAAAAACCTATCTATACACACATGAGAAACCTTCCTCCAAGCAAAATCAACAATGCTGACATGACGGCTTCTCTTACAAGCGAAGGATGCGTTATCACGAATGCCCGTATTCAGCATTCTGTAATCGGTGTCCGCTCAATCATTAATGAAGGCTGCGATCTTGAAGGCGTAATTATGATGGGTGCAGACAATTACGAAGATGACACAAACAAAGCTTACAATAAAAAGAAAGGCATTCCTAACATGGGTATCGGAAGGGGATGCAAAATCAACAAGGCAATCATTGATAAGGATGCCCGCATCGGAGAAAACTGCTGCATTAACGTAAGCGGAAAACATTATGACGATGGTGATCACGGTCTGTTCTACAGTGCAGACGG